A stretch of the Perca flavescens isolate YP-PL-M2 chromosome 3, PFLA_1.0, whole genome shotgun sequence genome encodes the following:
- the LOC114552812 gene encoding uncharacterized protein LOC114552812 isoform X1, translated as MSRRPPNGSKDDLKGKATRGKCYASSKKESELQASLHSCKEQKRRLQIRTSCRRLCDLLPFVKGQLDTATTLELTTKYMSYLKQTLPPNILSKVNKAVEANVSCSWKNVEMPQKKRRTVGLKKKTLHGAKSAAKKSTEDHVSRRCTQLKICKRVTQASSTVTSPLTTDQMLPPADCLTTVHAPPILLDKSAVPRGQMLPVCQDQFLSASFQSVEKNWINLTPAFINPTSCAFPPAMIHPTFLPQIGSHPSSSHALWDVDPGLGDPVALPSVNFVQAYSPPEQTTEVNFIMPPVEQGPIHSPLVGTADSDSAVDFTNQPLILFSMFQSATSSSNELTPEAGNEPVSDALCDSRLLQEGDLCSSSPLTDSPQDVVNPLWLDLLLDTNGNLCFPDANLVNVVLSPYTGSN; from the exons ATGAGCAGAAGACCACCTAATGG GTCCAAGGATGATCTTAAAGGTAAAGCTACTAGAGGGAAGTGCTACGCCTCTTCTAAAAAGGAAAGTGAGCTCCAGGCTTCTCTTCATTCTTGCAAGGAACAGAAACGGAG GCTTCAAATTAGAACATCTTGTCGACGCTTGTGTGATCTTCTGCCCTTTGTCAAGGGTCAGTTAGACACAGCGACCACTTTAGAGCTCACCACAAAGTACATGAGCTACCTGAAGCAGACTCTGCCTCCAAACATTCTGTCTAAA GTTAATAAAGCAGTTGAGGCCAATGTGAGTTGTTCGTGGAAAAACGTAGAAATGCCACAGAAGAAACG AAGAACAGTCGGGCTAAAGAAGAAAACTTTGCATGGAGCAAAGTCGGCTGCTAAGAAGTCCACTGAGG ATCATGTCTCAAGAAGATGCACTCAGCTGAAGATCTGTAAACGAGTGACTCAGGCATCTAGCACAGTAACCAGCCCTCTGACAACGGACCAGATGCTTCCTCCAGCTGACTGCCTGACCACAGTGCACGCCCCGCCAATACTGCTGGACAAATCTGCTGTTCCTCGGGGACAAATGCTGCCGGTGTGCCAGGATCAATTTCTCTCTGCCTCGTTTCAGTCCGTGGAAAAAAACTGGATCAACCTGACCCCTGCATTTATTAACCCTACTTCATGTGCTTTCCCACCTGCGATGATCCATCCCACTTTTTTACCACAGATTGGGTCGCACCCATCTTCAAGCCACGCACTATGGGATGTTGATCCTGGCCTGGGGGATCCTGTTGCTCTCCCATCAGTGAATTTTGTCCAAGCCTACAGCCCACCTGAACAGACTACAGAAGTAAACTTCATCATGCCCCCGGTAGAACAAGGTCCGATCCATTCACCTCTCGTTGGCACAGCTGACAGCGATTCAGCAGTAGATTTTACAAACCAACCACTCATcctgttttctatgtttcaaAGTGCAACTTCAAGTTCTAATGAGCTGACACCTGAGGCTGGAAATGAGCCAGTGTCAGATGCTCTGTGTGATTCAAGACTCCTTCAGGAGGGTGACCTGTGTAGCAGTAGCCCTTTGACAGACAGTCCACAAGATGTGGTCAATCCATTGTGGCTGGATTTGCTGTTAGATACCAATGGTAACTTGTGCTTCCCTGACGCTAACCTTGTAAACGTTGTTCTTTCACCGTACACAGGGTCCAACTAA
- the LOC114552812 gene encoding uncharacterized protein LOC114552812 isoform X2, whose product MGPRMILKVKLLEGSATPLLKRLQIRTSCRRLCDLLPFVKGQLDTATTLELTTKYMSYLKQTLPPNILSKVNKAVEANVSCSWKNVEMPQKKRRTVGLKKKTLHGAKSAAKKSTEDHVSRRCTQLKICKRVTQASSTVTSPLTTDQMLPPADCLTTVHAPPILLDKSAVPRGQMLPVCQDQFLSASFQSVEKNWINLTPAFINPTSCAFPPAMIHPTFLPQIGSHPSSSHALWDVDPGLGDPVALPSVNFVQAYSPPEQTTEVNFIMPPVEQGPIHSPLVGTADSDSAVDFTNQPLILFSMFQSATSSSNELTPEAGNEPVSDALCDSRLLQEGDLCSSSPLTDSPQDVVNPLWLDLLLDTNGNLCFPDANLVNVVLSPYTGSN is encoded by the exons ATGG GTCCAAGGATGATCTTAAAGGTAAAGCTACTAGAGGGAAGTGCTACGCCTCTTCTAAAAAG GCTTCAAATTAGAACATCTTGTCGACGCTTGTGTGATCTTCTGCCCTTTGTCAAGGGTCAGTTAGACACAGCGACCACTTTAGAGCTCACCACAAAGTACATGAGCTACCTGAAGCAGACTCTGCCTCCAAACATTCTGTCTAAA GTTAATAAAGCAGTTGAGGCCAATGTGAGTTGTTCGTGGAAAAACGTAGAAATGCCACAGAAGAAACG AAGAACAGTCGGGCTAAAGAAGAAAACTTTGCATGGAGCAAAGTCGGCTGCTAAGAAGTCCACTGAGG ATCATGTCTCAAGAAGATGCACTCAGCTGAAGATCTGTAAACGAGTGACTCAGGCATCTAGCACAGTAACCAGCCCTCTGACAACGGACCAGATGCTTCCTCCAGCTGACTGCCTGACCACAGTGCACGCCCCGCCAATACTGCTGGACAAATCTGCTGTTCCTCGGGGACAAATGCTGCCGGTGTGCCAGGATCAATTTCTCTCTGCCTCGTTTCAGTCCGTGGAAAAAAACTGGATCAACCTGACCCCTGCATTTATTAACCCTACTTCATGTGCTTTCCCACCTGCGATGATCCATCCCACTTTTTTACCACAGATTGGGTCGCACCCATCTTCAAGCCACGCACTATGGGATGTTGATCCTGGCCTGGGGGATCCTGTTGCTCTCCCATCAGTGAATTTTGTCCAAGCCTACAGCCCACCTGAACAGACTACAGAAGTAAACTTCATCATGCCCCCGGTAGAACAAGGTCCGATCCATTCACCTCTCGTTGGCACAGCTGACAGCGATTCAGCAGTAGATTTTACAAACCAACCACTCATcctgttttctatgtttcaaAGTGCAACTTCAAGTTCTAATGAGCTGACACCTGAGGCTGGAAATGAGCCAGTGTCAGATGCTCTGTGTGATTCAAGACTCCTTCAGGAGGGTGACCTGTGTAGCAGTAGCCCTTTGACAGACAGTCCACAAGATGTGGTCAATCCATTGTGGCTGGATTTGCTGTTAGATACCAATGGTAACTTGTGCTTCCCTGACGCTAACCTTGTAAACGTTGTTCTTTCACCGTACACAGGGTCCAACTAA
- the LOC114552812 gene encoding uncharacterized protein LOC114552812 isoform X3 has product MILKVKLLEGSATPLLKRLQIRTSCRRLCDLLPFVKGQLDTATTLELTTKYMSYLKQTLPPNILSKVNKAVEANVSCSWKNVEMPQKKRRTVGLKKKTLHGAKSAAKKSTEDHVSRRCTQLKICKRVTQASSTVTSPLTTDQMLPPADCLTTVHAPPILLDKSAVPRGQMLPVCQDQFLSASFQSVEKNWINLTPAFINPTSCAFPPAMIHPTFLPQIGSHPSSSHALWDVDPGLGDPVALPSVNFVQAYSPPEQTTEVNFIMPPVEQGPIHSPLVGTADSDSAVDFTNQPLILFSMFQSATSSSNELTPEAGNEPVSDALCDSRLLQEGDLCSSSPLTDSPQDVVNPLWLDLLLDTNGNLCFPDANLVNVVLSPYTGSN; this is encoded by the exons ATGATCTTAAAGGTAAAGCTACTAGAGGGAAGTGCTACGCCTCTTCTAAAAAG GCTTCAAATTAGAACATCTTGTCGACGCTTGTGTGATCTTCTGCCCTTTGTCAAGGGTCAGTTAGACACAGCGACCACTTTAGAGCTCACCACAAAGTACATGAGCTACCTGAAGCAGACTCTGCCTCCAAACATTCTGTCTAAA GTTAATAAAGCAGTTGAGGCCAATGTGAGTTGTTCGTGGAAAAACGTAGAAATGCCACAGAAGAAACG AAGAACAGTCGGGCTAAAGAAGAAAACTTTGCATGGAGCAAAGTCGGCTGCTAAGAAGTCCACTGAGG ATCATGTCTCAAGAAGATGCACTCAGCTGAAGATCTGTAAACGAGTGACTCAGGCATCTAGCACAGTAACCAGCCCTCTGACAACGGACCAGATGCTTCCTCCAGCTGACTGCCTGACCACAGTGCACGCCCCGCCAATACTGCTGGACAAATCTGCTGTTCCTCGGGGACAAATGCTGCCGGTGTGCCAGGATCAATTTCTCTCTGCCTCGTTTCAGTCCGTGGAAAAAAACTGGATCAACCTGACCCCTGCATTTATTAACCCTACTTCATGTGCTTTCCCACCTGCGATGATCCATCCCACTTTTTTACCACAGATTGGGTCGCACCCATCTTCAAGCCACGCACTATGGGATGTTGATCCTGGCCTGGGGGATCCTGTTGCTCTCCCATCAGTGAATTTTGTCCAAGCCTACAGCCCACCTGAACAGACTACAGAAGTAAACTTCATCATGCCCCCGGTAGAACAAGGTCCGATCCATTCACCTCTCGTTGGCACAGCTGACAGCGATTCAGCAGTAGATTTTACAAACCAACCACTCATcctgttttctatgtttcaaAGTGCAACTTCAAGTTCTAATGAGCTGACACCTGAGGCTGGAAATGAGCCAGTGTCAGATGCTCTGTGTGATTCAAGACTCCTTCAGGAGGGTGACCTGTGTAGCAGTAGCCCTTTGACAGACAGTCCACAAGATGTGGTCAATCCATTGTGGCTGGATTTGCTGTTAGATACCAATGGTAACTTGTGCTTCCCTGACGCTAACCTTGTAAACGTTGTTCTTTCACCGTACACAGGGTCCAACTAA
- the LOC114552812 gene encoding uncharacterized protein LOC114552812 isoform X4, which yields MSYLKQTLPPNILSKVNKAVEANVSCSWKNVEMPQKKRRTVGLKKKTLHGAKSAAKKSTEDHVSRRCTQLKICKRVTQASSTVTSPLTTDQMLPPADCLTTVHAPPILLDKSAVPRGQMLPVCQDQFLSASFQSVEKNWINLTPAFINPTSCAFPPAMIHPTFLPQIGSHPSSSHALWDVDPGLGDPVALPSVNFVQAYSPPEQTTEVNFIMPPVEQGPIHSPLVGTADSDSAVDFTNQPLILFSMFQSATSSSNELTPEAGNEPVSDALCDSRLLQEGDLCSSSPLTDSPQDVVNPLWLDLLLDTNGNLCFPDANLVNVVLSPYTGSN from the exons ATGAGCTACCTGAAGCAGACTCTGCCTCCAAACATTCTGTCTAAA GTTAATAAAGCAGTTGAGGCCAATGTGAGTTGTTCGTGGAAAAACGTAGAAATGCCACAGAAGAAACG AAGAACAGTCGGGCTAAAGAAGAAAACTTTGCATGGAGCAAAGTCGGCTGCTAAGAAGTCCACTGAGG ATCATGTCTCAAGAAGATGCACTCAGCTGAAGATCTGTAAACGAGTGACTCAGGCATCTAGCACAGTAACCAGCCCTCTGACAACGGACCAGATGCTTCCTCCAGCTGACTGCCTGACCACAGTGCACGCCCCGCCAATACTGCTGGACAAATCTGCTGTTCCTCGGGGACAAATGCTGCCGGTGTGCCAGGATCAATTTCTCTCTGCCTCGTTTCAGTCCGTGGAAAAAAACTGGATCAACCTGACCCCTGCATTTATTAACCCTACTTCATGTGCTTTCCCACCTGCGATGATCCATCCCACTTTTTTACCACAGATTGGGTCGCACCCATCTTCAAGCCACGCACTATGGGATGTTGATCCTGGCCTGGGGGATCCTGTTGCTCTCCCATCAGTGAATTTTGTCCAAGCCTACAGCCCACCTGAACAGACTACAGAAGTAAACTTCATCATGCCCCCGGTAGAACAAGGTCCGATCCATTCACCTCTCGTTGGCACAGCTGACAGCGATTCAGCAGTAGATTTTACAAACCAACCACTCATcctgttttctatgtttcaaAGTGCAACTTCAAGTTCTAATGAGCTGACACCTGAGGCTGGAAATGAGCCAGTGTCAGATGCTCTGTGTGATTCAAGACTCCTTCAGGAGGGTGACCTGTGTAGCAGTAGCCCTTTGACAGACAGTCCACAAGATGTGGTCAATCCATTGTGGCTGGATTTGCTGTTAGATACCAATGGTAACTTGTGCTTCCCTGACGCTAACCTTGTAAACGTTGTTCTTTCACCGTACACAGGGTCCAACTAA